Proteins encoded together in one Orrella marina window:
- a CDS encoding cold-shock protein, whose translation MKTEIGIVKWFNNDKGFGFIMPEQGGKDLFAHYSEIQGEGHKSLEENQRVSFVAGQGQKGPCATKIQVI comes from the coding sequence TTGAAGACAGAAATCGGTATTGTGAAGTGGTTCAACAACGACAAAGGCTTCGGCTTTATTATGCCTGAGCAAGGTGGCAAGGACCTCTTCGCACACTACAGCGAGATTCAAGGCGAAGGCCACAAGTCTCTTGAAGAGAACCAGCGCGTATCGTTTGTTGCAGGACAAGGTCAAAAAGGCCCCTGCGCGACCAAGATCCAGGTGATCTGA
- the hemA gene encoding glutamyl-tRNA reductase gives MSVGVYTLGLNHTSAPVSVRERVSLSEDLVGPAIKSLKEAFGGKVREAAILSTCNRTELYCATDSNVAQNLPQWLAQFNQIDSGSLSPHVYVHDRDLAVRHAFRVASGLDSMVLGEPQILGQMKDAVRVAEEAGSLGTLLHQLFQRTFSVAKEVRSTTAIGAQSVSLAAAAVRLAERVFGDLSNSRVLFIGAGEMIELCATHFAARNPRQIAVANRTIERAETLASRYEASTMRLADLPGRLSEFDVIVSCTASSLPILGLGMVERASRERRRLPMVMVDLAVPRDIEPEVGRLDDVYLYSVDDLGAVVQSGAESRQAAVVQAEAIIDARVRNFMNWLELRSTVPVIQSLQAGAQDIQHKELEKARRALARGESPELVLEQMAHALSQKYLHGTLAALHKCEQTERQQLMGWLPRLFPSRDIRR, from the coding sequence ATGTCTGTCGGAGTCTACACGCTAGGTCTGAATCATACTTCTGCGCCAGTTTCTGTGCGCGAGAGAGTTTCTTTGTCTGAAGATCTTGTCGGGCCCGCGATCAAGTCTTTAAAAGAGGCGTTTGGTGGCAAGGTTCGCGAGGCGGCCATCCTCTCAACCTGTAACAGGACCGAGTTGTACTGTGCAACTGACAGCAACGTCGCGCAAAACTTGCCGCAGTGGCTCGCTCAGTTCAACCAGATCGATTCAGGCTCGCTCTCGCCTCACGTCTATGTTCATGATCGCGACCTGGCGGTCCGGCATGCGTTCCGGGTTGCCAGCGGTCTTGATTCCATGGTGCTCGGGGAGCCCCAGATCCTCGGGCAGATGAAGGATGCCGTTCGCGTGGCAGAAGAAGCAGGCTCGCTTGGCACCTTGCTTCACCAGTTGTTTCAGCGCACATTTTCTGTTGCCAAGGAAGTGCGGTCCACGACCGCAATCGGCGCACAGTCGGTTTCGCTAGCGGCTGCCGCTGTGCGCCTGGCTGAGCGCGTGTTTGGTGACCTCTCGAATTCGCGCGTCCTGTTCATTGGTGCAGGTGAAATGATCGAGCTTTGTGCCACCCATTTCGCCGCGCGTAACCCACGACAGATTGCGGTAGCGAACCGCACAATCGAGCGTGCTGAAACATTGGCAAGTCGTTACGAGGCGTCCACCATGCGCCTCGCGGACTTGCCTGGCAGACTGTCTGAATTCGATGTCATCGTATCCTGTACGGCAAGCTCCTTGCCCATCCTCGGACTGGGGATGGTAGAGAGGGCATCGCGCGAGCGCCGCAGGCTACCGATGGTGATGGTCGATCTTGCTGTGCCCAGGGATATCGAGCCCGAAGTTGGTCGTCTCGATGATGTGTATCTGTATTCTGTGGATGATCTTGGTGCTGTGGTTCAGTCCGGTGCAGAGTCCCGTCAGGCTGCTGTCGTCCAGGCTGAAGCTATTATCGATGCGCGAGTACGTAATTTCATGAACTGGCTGGAGCTGCGTTCGACCGTTCCCGTGATTCAGTCTCTTCAGGCAGGTGCGCAGGATATCCAGCATAAAGAGCTGGAAAAGGCTCGCAGGGCACTGGCAAGAGGTGAGTCACCTGAACTGGTTCTTGAGCAGATGGCTCACGCACTGAGCCAGAAGTATCTTCATGGCACACTGGCCGCACTTCACAAGTGTGAGCAGACAGAGCGGCAGCAATTGATGGGCTGGTTGCCACGACTTTTTCCTTCCCGCGATATCCGGCGTTAG
- the prfA gene encoding peptide chain release factor 1 produces the protein MNESMRLRLEQLARRLEEVDAMLAQPETANDMKQFRQLSRERSELEPVVTAFGELERTEIDLKQARDLLSDPEMKAMANEEIGACKDRIEKLEADLQILLLPKDPDDSRSVFLEIRAGTGGDESALFCGDLLRMYSRYAERQGWKVELMSESPAELGGFKEVVIRIEGDGVYGRLKFESGAHRVQRVPETESQGRIHTSACTVAVMPEADEQTDIQINPSDLRIDTFRASGAGGQHINKTDSAVRIIHLPTGLVVECQDDRSQHRNKDKAMQVLAARLKDRQLREQQDKEAAQRKSLVGTGDRSERIRTYNFPQGRMTDHRINLTLYKLGAIMEGDLDELTGVLLSQHQADQLAALADGL, from the coding sequence ATGAATGAATCCATGCGATTACGCCTTGAGCAACTGGCTCGACGGCTCGAAGAGGTCGATGCCATGCTTGCTCAGCCCGAAACCGCCAATGATATGAAGCAGTTTCGACAGCTTTCGCGTGAAAGATCCGAGCTGGAACCAGTTGTCACTGCCTTTGGCGAACTAGAGCGTACCGAGATCGATCTCAAGCAAGCCAGAGATCTTCTGTCGGACCCTGAAATGAAAGCGATGGCGAATGAGGAGATCGGCGCATGCAAGGACCGCATCGAGAAACTTGAGGCAGATCTGCAGATCCTTCTGTTGCCGAAGGATCCGGACGATTCTCGTAGTGTTTTTCTCGAGATCCGGGCCGGCACAGGTGGAGATGAGAGTGCCCTGTTCTGCGGTGATCTGTTGCGCATGTACAGTCGATACGCCGAGCGCCAGGGCTGGAAAGTCGAACTCATGTCTGAAAGCCCGGCCGAGCTGGGTGGTTTTAAGGAAGTGGTTATCCGGATCGAAGGAGATGGTGTGTATGGCCGGCTCAAATTCGAGTCAGGTGCGCATCGGGTTCAGCGTGTGCCTGAGACGGAATCTCAGGGCCGAATCCATACGTCGGCTTGTACAGTTGCGGTAATGCCCGAAGCTGATGAGCAGACTGACATTCAGATCAACCCGTCTGATTTGCGCATCGACACGTTTCGCGCCAGTGGGGCGGGCGGTCAGCACATTAACAAGACTGACTCGGCCGTCCGTATCATCCACTTGCCTACCGGGCTGGTGGTAGAGTGCCAGGATGACCGTTCGCAGCACCGTAATAAGGACAAGGCCATGCAGGTGCTGGCAGCCCGGCTCAAGGATCGCCAGTTGCGAGAGCAGCAGGACAAGGAAGCCGCCCAGCGCAAAAGCCTGGTCGGAACGGGGGATCGATCCGAGCGTATCCGGACCTACAACTTCCCTCAAGGAAGGATGACGGACCACCGGATCAATCTGACTTTGTACAAGCTTGGTGCGATCATGGAGGGAGACCTGGATGAGCTGACCGGGGTGTTGCTGTCCCAGCATCAGGCGGACCAGTTGGCCGCACTGGCTGATGGTCTCTAA
- the prmC gene encoding peptide chain release factor N(5)-glutamine methyltransferase, with protein MPSIKDCLARAELPRLELRMLLEHVLERPRAWMLAHDDESLSSDQLYQFNCLLQKRLAGEPMAYLIGRRSFMEFELQVTPEVLIPRPETELLVEKSLALISDLKKPALLDLGTGSGAIAIALSRVRPDASVTATDASQGALYVAKGNARRLGVQITFCYGNWFDALERGQLFDLIVSNPPYIHQDDEHLLKGDLRFEPAVALTDGKDGLSALDEIVTKAPMWLKTGGSLWVEHGYDQGQSVRYLLRQAGFDDVRTDPDLAGLDRISGGVWRR; from the coding sequence TTGCCATCGATCAAGGATTGCCTGGCAAGGGCAGAATTGCCCAGGCTCGAATTGCGGATGCTACTGGAGCATGTGCTGGAAAGACCTCGGGCGTGGATGCTTGCACATGATGATGAATCGCTGAGCAGCGATCAGTTGTACCAGTTCAACTGTCTGCTGCAGAAGCGGTTGGCGGGGGAGCCGATGGCTTATTTGATCGGCCGCAGGTCTTTCATGGAATTCGAGTTACAAGTCACCCCAGAGGTACTCATTCCGAGACCCGAGACAGAGTTGCTGGTCGAGAAGTCGCTTGCCTTGATTTCCGACCTGAAGAAACCTGCACTGCTCGATCTTGGAACAGGTAGCGGCGCGATTGCGATTGCACTGTCGAGGGTAAGGCCAGATGCCAGCGTGACTGCAACAGATGCCAGTCAGGGGGCGCTTTACGTAGCGAAGGGCAATGCACGCCGGCTTGGTGTGCAAATTACGTTTTGTTATGGAAACTGGTTTGACGCGCTGGAGCGAGGGCAATTGTTCGATCTCATTGTTTCGAATCCTCCATACATTCACCAGGACGACGAACATCTTTTAAAGGGTGATCTGCGATTCGAACCTGCAGTCGCTCTGACCGACGGAAAGGATGGGCTATCGGCGCTGGATGAAATTGTCACCAAAGCGCCCATGTGGCTCAAGACAGGCGGCAGTTTATGGGTCGAGCACGGATACGATCAAGGTCAGTCTGTGCGATATTTGCTTCGTCAGGCCGGGTTTGATGATGTCAGGACCGATCCGGATCTTGCCGGCCTTGACCGGATATCGGGCGGTGTCTGGCGTCGTTAG
- the grxD gene encoding Grx4 family monothiol glutaredoxin: MSDVQTFIKETVTGNPVVLFMKGTAQFPQCGFSGRAIQILRQSGVTKLVTVNVLEDDGVRQGIKEYSQWPTIPQLYVKGEFIGGSDIMAEMDENGELKTLLQEAGATA, encoded by the coding sequence ATGTCAGACGTTCAGACTTTTATAAAAGAAACCGTGACCGGCAACCCGGTCGTCTTGTTCATGAAGGGCACGGCGCAGTTTCCCCAGTGTGGTTTTTCCGGGCGTGCGATCCAGATTCTTCGTCAGAGTGGTGTGACAAAACTGGTGACGGTCAACGTTCTGGAAGATGATGGGGTTCGTCAGGGAATCAAGGAGTATTCCCAGTGGCCAACCATCCCCCAGTTGTACGTCAAGGGTGAGTTCATTGGCGGGTCGGATATCATGGCTGAAATGGACGAGAATGGTGAGCTCAAGACTTTGCTACAGGAAGCAGGCGCAACCGCGTGA
- a CDS encoding UbiX family flavin prenyltransferase, whose translation MSKKRLVVGVTGATGSLYATRLLERVRGRPDVETHLVISSSGVLNLKHELEINRQDVYALADHVYNIRDVGATIASGAFQTAGMVIVPCSMRTLAAVAHGFSDNLITRAADVTLKERRRLVMVVRETPFNLAHLRNMTAVTEMGGIIFPPLPAFYHLPKTIEELVDHSVARVLDLIGIDTGSASWDGFYASQEGDA comes from the coding sequence GTGAGTAAAAAACGTCTGGTAGTCGGTGTTACCGGAGCGACAGGTTCACTGTATGCGACCCGGCTACTTGAGCGAGTGCGAGGTCGTCCAGATGTCGAGACGCATCTGGTGATCTCCTCTTCTGGCGTGCTGAATCTGAAACACGAGCTTGAGATCAACCGCCAGGATGTTTATGCGCTGGCTGATCACGTCTATAACATCCGGGATGTCGGGGCAACTATCGCAAGTGGAGCATTTCAGACAGCTGGAATGGTTATCGTGCCCTGTTCGATGCGCACCTTGGCCGCTGTCGCACACGGGTTCTCGGATAACCTCATCACCCGGGCAGCTGACGTGACCTTAAAAGAGCGGCGCAGGCTTGTGATGGTGGTGCGAGAGACACCCTTTAACCTGGCCCATTTGCGCAACATGACGGCTGTCACTGAAATGGGTGGAATCATATTTCCGCCTTTACCGGCCTTTTATCATTTGCCCAAAACAATTGAAGAGCTGGTGGATCATTCGGTTGCACGTGTGCTGGACTTGATCGGAATTGACACGGGGTCAGCCTCTTGGGATGGCTTTTACGCCAGTCAGGAAGGCGATGCGTGA
- a CDS encoding SDR family oxidoreductase, translated as MDARKVLVTGASGGIGRAIAQRLTDDGYQIINIDLVEPRNPVSGEVWIKADLTNVEEARTALEPLVKSGDVLRIVNNAGFIRPATLENTSIEDFQAVVDLNLRAPILVTQALMPAMRQAKFGRVVNISSRASLGKELRTAYSATKAGMLGMTRTWAMEAAADGVTVNAIGPGPIATELFLSGNPPDSPKTRQIMETIPVKRMGTPEDIAHAVASLIDDRAGYITGQVLYVCGGMTAGISHTA; from the coding sequence ATGGACGCCAGAAAAGTACTCGTGACAGGCGCAAGCGGCGGCATCGGACGAGCTATCGCGCAAAGGCTGACAGATGATGGTTACCAGATCATCAACATTGACCTGGTCGAACCACGAAACCCGGTTTCGGGAGAAGTCTGGATCAAGGCAGACCTGACAAATGTAGAAGAGGCCAGGACAGCGCTTGAGCCATTGGTCAAGAGTGGTGATGTACTCCGAATTGTCAACAATGCAGGATTTATCCGCCCTGCCACGCTCGAAAACACCAGTATCGAGGATTTTCAGGCGGTGGTTGACCTGAACCTGCGCGCGCCTATCCTGGTGACCCAGGCACTGATGCCAGCTATGCGTCAGGCAAAATTCGGACGGGTCGTGAACATATCCAGTCGCGCATCTCTCGGTAAGGAGTTACGCACCGCCTACAGTGCGACCAAGGCGGGGATGCTGGGCATGACACGGACATGGGCTATGGAAGCGGCGGCTGACGGAGTCACAGTCAATGCAATCGGGCCAGGGCCTATTGCAACCGAACTCTTCCTTTCAGGCAACCCACCCGACTCCCCAAAAACCAGACAGATCATGGAAACAATCCCGGTCAAGCGAATGGGCACGCCTGAGGACATTGCACATGCTGTAGCGAGTCTGATTGACGACAGGGCAGGTTACATCACAGGCCAGGTGCTTTATGTCTGCGGAGGGATGACAGCAGGCATTTCGCACACAGCCTGA
- the ttcA gene encoding tRNA 2-thiocytidine(32) synthetase TtcA, translated as MTQVQPIEFLDTRNLKRSSNRSTGKDKVSTNKLEKRLLRETGKAIADYQMIEEGDRVMVCMSGGKDSYGMLDLLLKLRDRAPIRFDVIAVNLDQKQPGFPENVLPDYLRSLDVPFHIEEQDTYSIVKRLIPEGKTTCSLCSRLRRGVLYRVASELGATKIALGHHRDDILGTFFLNLFFAARLKAMPPKLVSDDGRHTVIRPLAYVKESDLQTYADIREFPIIPCNLCGSQENLKRKEISQMLRQWERQSPQRVWNTFKALAHVVPSHLMDANLFDFKSLKPDGNTFEDGDTAFDEPEIELPDSVLTAFSEDD; from the coding sequence ATGACGCAAGTTCAACCCATTGAGTTTCTGGATACCCGGAACCTGAAACGAAGCAGCAATCGAAGCACAGGCAAGGACAAGGTGTCTACCAACAAACTTGAGAAACGCCTGCTCAGAGAGACCGGCAAGGCCATCGCCGACTATCAGATGATCGAGGAGGGTGATCGCGTCATGGTGTGCATGTCGGGAGGCAAAGACTCCTACGGTATGCTCGATTTGCTACTTAAACTCAGAGATCGTGCACCGATCCGGTTCGACGTGATCGCTGTGAATCTCGACCAGAAGCAACCCGGATTTCCGGAAAATGTACTTCCCGACTACCTCAGATCGCTGGATGTGCCATTTCATATCGAGGAGCAGGACACTTACTCCATTGTCAAGCGGTTGATTCCTGAAGGAAAAACGACTTGCTCGCTATGCTCCAGGCTACGGCGCGGCGTACTGTACCGGGTCGCATCGGAACTCGGCGCAACCAAGATCGCACTGGGGCACCACCGTGATGACATTCTGGGTACGTTTTTCCTGAATCTGTTCTTTGCCGCGCGGCTTAAGGCAATGCCGCCCAAACTGGTCTCCGACGACGGACGGCACACTGTCATACGCCCACTGGCTTACGTCAAGGAATCTGACCTGCAGACCTATGCCGATATCCGGGAGTTTCCCATTATTCCCTGCAATCTGTGTGGCTCCCAGGAGAACCTCAAGCGAAAGGAGATCAGTCAGATGCTGCGTCAGTGGGAGCGGCAATCTCCGCAGCGGGTATGGAACACTTTCAAGGCCCTGGCCCATGTTGTGCCATCACATCTGATGGATGCGAATCTGTTTGACTTCAAGAGCCTCAAACCCGACGGCAATACATTTGAAGATGGAGATACCGCGTTCGATGAACCCGAGATTGAGCTCCCCGACTCTGTCCTGACAGCGTTTTCTGAGGACGACTGA
- a CDS encoding dihydroneopterin aldolase, with the protein MPTRKIVFSRIALDASIGILDHERKSTQPIHVDAEIDVDIAQQVNDHDIGSVLDYRELHDIIVRECTRGHVNLLETLTDKVAHALLVRFDDIRCVTVRITKPSAFADSAGVAIEVTLNRHDC; encoded by the coding sequence ATGCCCACCAGAAAAATTGTATTTTCCAGAATCGCTCTGGACGCCAGCATTGGCATTCTCGACCATGAGCGCAAGAGTACACAGCCGATCCATGTCGATGCAGAAATCGATGTCGATATCGCGCAGCAGGTCAACGATCATGACATTGGTTCCGTACTGGACTACCGTGAATTGCACGACATTATCGTGCGCGAGTGCACCCGGGGTCACGTCAACCTGCTCGAGACGCTCACCGACAAAGTTGCCCATGCACTCCTGGTCCGGTTTGATGACATTCGGTGCGTGACCGTCAGAATTACCAAACCATCCGCATTTGCCGACTCGGCAGGCGTGGCGATCGAAGTGACTCTTAACAGGCACGACTGCTAG
- a CDS encoding NAD(P)/FAD-dependent oxidoreductase — protein sequence MSKWWDAIVIGAGPAGASCAVWLKQLGLTVLLVESAPEPGGLLRTNSYLDVWTVTSPDQTGQDMARHLARQIQNAGLELRCETKVLKVDSDARDKQGESGFTVTLCCASSDCAGPDGLQDRVGGAHSAYAEYARHVVIASGVRARSPAGIEGAAPAGILVGPGQQVMQYPFQGLSVAVLGGGDNAFENYLYARDQGARNVKLFARTVRAQQQFVNQVPAGDVVAGDIDLDTQARTVNGEPFDCILVFYGWEPCADYIGALPVQRDSRGFIHVSPETTETSVPGLYAIGEVTQRTHPCVPTAMADGVIAAKAIERRISQGNFISNAEVQGS from the coding sequence ATGAGCAAATGGTGGGATGCGATCGTGATTGGGGCCGGGCCAGCCGGAGCGAGTTGTGCCGTCTGGCTCAAACAACTGGGGTTGACCGTGTTGCTGGTCGAATCGGCACCAGAGCCTGGCGGTCTGTTGAGGACCAATTCCTATCTTGATGTCTGGACGGTAACAAGTCCTGATCAGACGGGGCAGGATATGGCCCGCCACCTTGCGAGGCAGATACAGAACGCCGGACTTGAATTGCGCTGCGAGACAAAGGTTCTCAAAGTTGACAGTGATGCTCGTGACAAGCAGGGTGAATCCGGCTTCACCGTCACTTTGTGCTGTGCATCCTCCGATTGCGCTGGTCCAGACGGTTTGCAGGACCGGGTAGGTGGTGCCCATTCCGCGTATGCAGAGTACGCGAGGCACGTCGTGATCGCGTCAGGTGTGCGCGCACGCTCTCCCGCCGGTATTGAGGGCGCCGCCCCGGCGGGCATCCTGGTAGGGCCGGGTCAGCAAGTCATGCAATACCCTTTTCAGGGGCTTTCGGTGGCTGTGCTCGGGGGAGGGGATAACGCGTTCGAGAACTATCTGTATGCCCGTGATCAAGGGGCCCGTAATGTGAAGTTGTTTGCGAGGACGGTGCGTGCCCAGCAGCAGTTTGTCAATCAGGTCCCTGCTGGTGATGTGGTCGCGGGAGACATTGATCTTGACACTCAGGCTCGCACAGTCAATGGTGAGCCATTCGACTGTATTCTGGTTTTTTACGGATGGGAGCCGTGCGCAGATTATATCGGTGCCTTGCCAGTCCAGCGTGATTCGCGCGGCTTCATCCACGTGAGCCCAGAGACAACTGAAACGAGTGTCCCGGGGCTGTATGCGATTGGAGAAGTCACCCAGCGTACGCATCCCTGTGTGCCAACTGCGATGGCGGATGGTGTCATTGCTGCCAAGGCGATTGAAAGACGTATCTCACAAGGAAATTTCATTAGTAACGCCGAAGTACAGGGGAGTTGA
- the mnmH gene encoding tRNA 2-selenouridine(34) synthase MnmH, translating into MTFVPEDVVNSNLPQRTDLKQIFLHDVPLLDVRAPIEFTQGAFPAAQNAPLMDDEQRHQVGIRYKESGQESAIELGHQLVRDEIKAERVRAWAEFARRHPGGALYCFRGGLRSQIAQTWLHEAGVEFPRITGGYKAMRQFLLQQLETLSADTDFILIGGLTGCGKTDVVHAINHAIDLEGLAQHRGSSFGGRVERQPSQIDFENQLAIAMLKLHDKGVSRIAVEDEAHLIGRCAIPQCFRERTASGSMVWVTGQLKDRVNRIRRDYIDNLRQDYELALGPQTGFEHYRNHLARSLHNLRKRLGMQRYAELEAKLQDALQAQEKTGKSEQHASWIEPLMTEYYDPMYTYQRAQKNLPTLFEGTLSEAIDFLKAQPPVSSRPT; encoded by the coding sequence ATGACTTTTGTGCCTGAGGATGTCGTGAACAGCAATTTGCCGCAGCGGACCGATCTGAAGCAGATCTTTCTGCATGACGTGCCACTGCTGGATGTCAGGGCCCCCATTGAATTCACTCAAGGTGCATTTCCGGCTGCACAAAATGCCCCCCTGATGGATGACGAGCAGCGCCATCAGGTCGGGATCCGCTACAAGGAGTCTGGCCAGGAAAGCGCCATTGAGCTTGGTCACCAACTCGTACGCGACGAGATCAAAGCCGAACGAGTCAGGGCATGGGCTGAATTTGCACGCCGCCATCCCGGCGGTGCCTTGTATTGCTTCCGAGGCGGATTGCGCTCCCAGATCGCGCAGACCTGGCTGCACGAGGCCGGCGTGGAATTTCCGCGCATCACAGGCGGATACAAGGCCATGCGCCAGTTCCTGCTGCAGCAACTTGAAACGCTCTCAGCGGATACCGACTTCATACTGATCGGTGGCTTGACCGGTTGTGGCAAGACGGACGTGGTCCATGCAATCAACCACGCGATCGACCTGGAAGGACTGGCCCAGCATCGGGGATCAAGCTTTGGCGGACGAGTCGAGCGACAGCCCTCGCAGATCGACTTTGAAAATCAGCTAGCGATTGCCATGCTCAAACTCCACGACAAAGGTGTCAGCAGGATTGCGGTAGAGGACGAAGCACATCTGATCGGTCGTTGTGCCATACCGCAGTGCTTCAGGGAGCGAACCGCGAGCGGGTCAATGGTATGGGTCACCGGGCAGCTCAAGGATCGGGTCAACCGGATACGCCGTGACTACATAGACAATCTGCGTCAGGATTACGAACTGGCATTGGGACCTCAAACCGGTTTTGAGCACTACCGGAATCACCTTGCACGCAGTCTGCATAACCTTCGCAAGCGCCTTGGAATGCAGCGTTATGCAGAGCTTGAAGCAAAACTCCAGGACGCCCTGCAAGCCCAGGAAAAGACAGGCAAATCAGAACAGCATGCAAGCTGGATAGAACCGCTGATGACCGAGTACTATGATCCAATGTACACCTATCAGCGAGCGCAGAAAAACTTGCCTACCCTTTTTGAGGGCACGCTCAGCGAAGCAATCGATTTTCTGAAGGCTCAGCCCCCGGTTTCTTCCCGGCCCACCTAA
- a CDS encoding M61 family metallopeptidase — MKRQTLHYSIDPFDPAGHRLKVTLRIEAPDRERQILSMPAWIPGSYLVRDFSKNIETLKAFCGKSAIEVSQVDSHTWIVENCDKALTVEIVIYAWDSSVRTAHFDDTHCFLNGTSLFLMPHGLEDCECALTIMHPPHASNWRAYTSMPAGKKPGKKDKKLIGSFLAPDYDALIDHPFEIGTPQVVRFKAHGAAHEFVVTGHYPNLDLERIAADTRKICESQIELFEPDTQHPPFLDCSQKYVFMLMVTHNGYGGLEHRASTALMFARRDLPTKGQNTPPDGYTDFLGLVSHEYFHTWHVKRIKPAEFVPYRLDRPAHTRLLWVFEGFTSYYDDLMLLRSGVLDLPGYLKQICKGINQVHNGGGRFKQSLAQSSFDAWTKYYKQDENAPNAIVSYYTKGALAAMGLDLIIRERSHRSRSLDDVMRAMWKRYGRDFYTQTPSGLDESELAPLIEEATGVDVSQEIRQWVYRAEDVPLEALLARSGYEMTWTSTDELPGLDLTLKTQDGQFVVRNVLEGGAAHRAGISAHDKLVALAEIELAGDNTQLKRVLGMHHPGDRVAVHAFRDGVLRRFEVDLSPPGKTACKIQPVISLDK; from the coding sequence GTGAAACGACAAACTCTACATTACTCGATTGATCCATTTGATCCTGCCGGGCATCGCCTCAAGGTAACACTGCGTATTGAGGCGCCAGACCGAGAGAGGCAAATTCTGAGCATGCCCGCCTGGATTCCTGGAAGTTACCTGGTCCGGGATTTCTCGAAAAACATCGAAACGTTAAAGGCGTTCTGCGGAAAGTCTGCCATCGAAGTAAGCCAGGTGGACTCCCACACGTGGATCGTTGAGAACTGCGACAAGGCACTCACGGTCGAGATCGTGATTTACGCCTGGGACTCATCGGTTCGCACGGCCCACTTTGACGACACCCACTGTTTTCTGAACGGCACCAGTCTGTTCCTGATGCCACATGGGCTCGAGGACTGTGAGTGTGCACTGACCATCATGCACCCACCACACGCGAGCAACTGGCGCGCGTACACCAGCATGCCAGCCGGCAAGAAGCCCGGCAAGAAAGACAAAAAGCTGATCGGCTCGTTTCTGGCACCGGACTATGACGCACTGATCGACCATCCTTTCGAGATTGGTACCCCACAGGTTGTCCGCTTCAAAGCCCACGGTGCAGCGCACGAGTTTGTAGTCACCGGACACTACCCCAACCTTGATCTGGAACGAATTGCTGCAGACACTCGCAAGATCTGCGAGTCGCAGATCGAGCTGTTCGAACCTGACACGCAACACCCGCCCTTTCTGGATTGTTCGCAGAAATATGTCTTTATGCTCATGGTCACACACAATGGATATGGCGGACTTGAGCACCGGGCGTCTACCGCGCTTATGTTTGCACGCCGAGATCTCCCTACCAAAGGTCAAAATACTCCACCGGACGGGTACACCGATTTTCTGGGGCTCGTGAGCCATGAGTACTTTCACACATGGCATGTCAAACGGATCAAGCCTGCTGAGTTCGTACCATACCGGCTCGACCGCCCTGCCCACACCCGCCTGCTCTGGGTGTTTGAGGGCTTCACATCCTATTACGATGACCTGATGCTGTTACGCAGCGGTGTTCTGGACCTTCCGGGCTATCTGAAGCAGATCTGCAAGGGCATCAACCAGGTTCACAACGGAGGGGGTCGCTTCAAACAAAGCCTCGCACAAAGCAGTTTTGATGCCTGGACCAAGTACTACAAGCAAGACGAAAACGCACCAAACGCCATCGTGAGCTATTACACCAAGGGTGCACTGGCAGCGATGGGTCTGGACTTGATCATTCGTGAGCGCAGTCATCGGAGCCGGAGTCTGGATGACGTCATGCGAGCCATGTGGAAGCGATATGGGCGCGACTTCTACACACAGACACCCAGCGGGCTGGACGAATCCGAACTGGCTCCACTCATTGAGGAGGCTACGGGCGTTGACGTCAGCCAGGAGATCCGGCAGTGGGTGTACCGCGCCGAGGATGTGCCGCTAGAGGCACTGCTCGCAAGATCAGGCTACGAGATGACGTGGACCAGCACTGACGAACTGCCAGGTCTGGACCTGACCCTCAAGACACAGGATGGACAGTTCGTCGTTCGCAATGTGCTTGAAGGAGGAGCAGCCCACAGAGCAGGAATCAGTGCTCACGACAAGCTGGTCGCACTGGCAGAAATCGAACTGGCAGGCGACAACACCCAGCTTAAACGGGTACTTGGAATGCACCATCCCGGTGACAGAGTCGCCGTCCATGCGTTCAGGGACGGCGTTCTCAGGCGCTTTGAGGTCGACTTGAGCCCACCGGGAAAGACCGCATGCAAGATCCAGCCCGTTATATCGCTTGATAAGTGA